Proteins from a genomic interval of Aureimonas sp. AU20:
- a CDS encoding fasciclin domain-containing protein, translating to MLRQSFAALLVAGSLAASGAAFAQSPVMVGGAPMYANKTIAQNAPEAPNLTTLVAAVKAAGLVDTLASKGPFTVFAPTDAAFAKLPKGTVETLVKPENKPTLTKILTYHVVAGDYSAERLMREARRNKGEVHLKTVEGEPLTVKMMGKKLVVIDRTGKAATIQTADVKQSNGVVHVIGSVLMPKMKPAKMG from the coding sequence ATGCTTCGCCAGTCCTTCGCCGCCCTTCTCGTCGCCGGTTCGCTCGCTGCCTCGGGCGCGGCCTTCGCCCAGTCGCCCGTCATGGTCGGCGGCGCGCCGATGTATGCCAACAAGACCATCGCCCAGAACGCCCCCGAGGCGCCGAACCTCACCACGCTGGTCGCCGCCGTGAAGGCCGCCGGCCTCGTCGATACGCTGGCCTCCAAGGGCCCCTTCACCGTCTTCGCCCCCACCGACGCCGCCTTCGCCAAGCTGCCCAAGGGCACCGTGGAAACGCTGGTGAAGCCGGAGAACAAGCCGACCCTCACCAAGATCCTGACCTACCACGTGGTCGCCGGCGACTATTCGGCCGAGCGCCTGATGCGCGAGGCCCGCCGCAACAAGGGCGAGGTGCATCTCAAGACCGTCGAGGGCGAGCCGCTGACGGTGAAGATGATGGGCAAGAAGCTCGTCGTGATCGACCGCACCGGCAAGGCCGCGACCATCCAGACCGCCGACGTCAAGCAGTCCAACGGCGTGGTGCACGTGATCGGCTCCGTGCTCATGCCCAAGATGAAGCCCGCCAAGATGGGCTGA
- the murA gene encoding UDP-N-acetylglucosamine 1-carboxyvinyltransferase gives MDRIRIRGGNALNGTIAISGAKNAALPLMIASLLTDDTLTLENVPHLADVEQLIRILGNHGVDYSVSGKRLATTVGSGRTIHFNARTIVDTTAPYELVSKMRASFWVIGPLLARMRRARVSLPGGCAIGTRPVDLFIDGLRALGAQIEIDAGYVIAEAPKGLIGTRFTFPKVSVGATHVLMMAASLAKGETILENAAREPEVQDLAACLNAMGARISGAGTSTITIEGVEALSGARHRVLPDRIETGTYAMAVAMTGGDVTLEGTHGDLLRTALTALGDAGAEITDVPNGIRIRRNGNGIRPVDVVTDPFPGFPTDLQAQFMALMTRADGVSHITETIFENRFMHVQELARLGAKISLSGQMARIEGVPRLAGAPVMATDLRASVSLVIGGLAAEGETTVNRVYHLDRGFERLEEKLGACGAEVERISS, from the coding sequence ATGGATCGGATTCGCATTCGCGGCGGCAACGCCCTCAACGGCACGATCGCGATTTCGGGCGCCAAGAACGCCGCCCTGCCGCTGATGATCGCCTCACTTCTGACGGACGACACGCTGACGCTGGAGAACGTGCCGCATCTGGCCGACGTCGAACAGCTGATCCGCATTCTCGGCAATCACGGCGTCGACTATTCCGTGTCGGGCAAGCGCCTCGCGACGACCGTGGGCTCGGGCCGCACCATCCATTTCAACGCCCGCACCATCGTCGACACCACCGCGCCCTACGAGCTCGTCTCCAAGATGCGCGCCAGCTTCTGGGTGATCGGGCCGCTTCTGGCGCGCATGCGCCGCGCCCGCGTTTCGCTGCCGGGCGGCTGCGCCATCGGCACGCGGCCGGTGGACCTCTTCATCGACGGCCTGCGCGCGCTCGGCGCCCAGATCGAGATCGACGCGGGCTATGTCATCGCCGAGGCGCCCAAGGGCCTGATCGGCACGCGCTTCACCTTCCCCAAGGTCTCGGTCGGCGCGACGCACGTCCTGATGATGGCGGCCTCGCTCGCCAAGGGCGAGACGATCCTGGAAAACGCCGCGCGCGAGCCCGAGGTTCAGGACCTCGCTGCCTGCCTGAACGCCATGGGCGCGCGCATTTCCGGCGCCGGCACGTCGACCATCACGATCGAGGGCGTCGAGGCTCTGTCGGGCGCGCGCCACCGCGTCCTGCCCGACCGGATCGAGACCGGCACCTATGCCATGGCGGTCGCCATGACCGGCGGCGACGTGACGCTGGAGGGCACGCATGGCGACCTGCTGCGCACCGCGCTGACCGCGCTGGGCGACGCGGGCGCCGAGATCACCGACGTTCCGAACGGCATCCGCATCCGGCGCAACGGCAACGGCATCCGCCCGGTGGACGTGGTGACCGACCCGTTCCCCGGCTTCCCGACCGATCTCCAGGCGCAGTTCATGGCGCTGATGACGCGCGCCGACGGCGTGTCGCACATCACCGAGACGATCTTCGAGAACCGCTTCATGCACGTGCAGGAGTTGGCGCGGCTCGGCGCCAAGATCTCGCTGTCGGGCCAGATGGCGCGCATCGAGGGCGTGCCGCGCCTCGCCGGCGCGCCCGTCATGGCGACCGACCTTCGCGCCTCCGTCTCGCTGGTCATCGGCGGTCTGGCAGCCGAGGGCGAGACCACGGTGAACCGCGTCTACCATCTCGACCGGGGCTTCGAGCGGCTGGAGGAAAAGCTCGGCGCCTGCGGTGCCGAGGTCGAGCGCATCTCGTCCTGA
- the infA gene encoding translation initiation factor IF-1, translated as MAKEEVLEFPGVVVELLPNATFRIKLENDHEIIAHTAGRMRKNRIRVLTGDKVLVEMTPYDLSKGRITYRFK; from the coding sequence ATGGCGAAAGAAGAAGTTCTCGAGTTTCCGGGAGTCGTCGTCGAACTCCTGCCGAACGCGACGTTCCGCATCAAGCTCGAGAACGACCATGAGATCATCGCGCACACCGCGGGTCGCATGCGAAAGAACCGCATCCGCGTGCTCACCGGCGACAAGGTGCTCGTGGAAATGACGCCCTACGACCTGTCGAAGGGCCGTATCACCTACCGCTTCAAGTAA
- a CDS encoding Maf family nucleotide pyrophosphatase — translation MKPPSALVLASASPRRLELLQQVGIEPERLLPADVDETPERSEHPRHLAKRLARLKALKAFDALKGRGETQGRFTLGADTVVAVGRQILPKAEIEAEAVESLRLLSGRTHRVFTGVCVVSPNGRVREKLSETRVRFKRLSREDLGRYIDSGEWQGKAGGYAIQGLAGGFVVRLIGSYTGVVGLPLYETLALLQGEGFVMPPLDAGLPA, via the coding sequence ATGAAGCCGCCGAGCGCCCTCGTTCTGGCGTCCGCTTCGCCGCGCCGTCTGGAACTCCTCCAGCAGGTGGGGATCGAGCCCGAGCGGCTCCTTCCGGCCGACGTGGACGAGACCCCCGAGCGATCCGAGCATCCCCGCCATCTCGCCAAGCGTCTGGCGCGCCTCAAGGCCCTGAAGGCCTTCGATGCGTTGAAGGGACGTGGCGAGACGCAGGGCCGCTTCACGCTCGGCGCCGACACGGTGGTCGCGGTCGGCCGGCAGATTCTGCCCAAGGCCGAGATCGAGGCCGAGGCGGTGGAGTCCCTGCGCCTTCTCTCGGGCCGCACACACCGCGTCTTCACCGGCGTCTGCGTCGTTTCCCCCAACGGCCGGGTGCGCGAAAAGCTGTCGGAAACGCGGGTGCGCTTCAAGCGCCTGTCGCGCGAGGATCTCGGCCGCTACATCGACTCGGGCGAGTGGCAGGGCAAGGCCGGAGGCTATGCCATCCAGGGGCTGGCCGGCGGCTTCGTGGTCCGGCTCATCGGTTCCTATACCGGCGTCGTCGGCCTGCCGCTCTACGAGACCCTGGCCCTTCTGCAGGGCGAGGGCTTCGTGATGCCGCCGCTGGACGCAGGCCTGCCGGCATGA
- the yacG gene encoding DNA gyrase inhibitor YacG — MSASVTPLRPRRKCPECSRPSSQTDFPFCSPRCKAVDLNRWLSGSYVIPGSADEPDTSADGSGSGGGEER, encoded by the coding sequence ATGAGCGCGTCGGTGACGCCGCTGCGCCCGCGCCGCAAGTGCCCGGAATGCAGCCGCCCTTCCTCGCAGACCGACTTCCCCTTCTGCTCGCCGCGCTGCAAGGCGGTGGACCTCAACCGCTGGCTCTCGGGCTCCTACGTCATCCCAGGCTCGGCCGACGAACCCGACACGTCCGCCGACGGCAGCGGCAGCGGCGGCGGCGAGGAGCGCTAA
- a CDS encoding NIPSNAP family protein — protein MTRLIETLLYRLKPGTGREFDRIMHEISVPLHRRHGMDVVAYGQSLHDPDAYVLIRAYRSLDHLRDSQDAFYLSEDWREGPRSAIVERIEASLKAVSELPAASVDALRGIRQPA, from the coding sequence ATGACCCGCCTCATAGAAACGCTGCTCTATCGTTTGAAGCCGGGAACGGGCCGCGAGTTCGATCGGATCATGCACGAGATCAGCGTGCCGCTGCATCGCCGGCATGGCATGGATGTCGTCGCCTATGGCCAGTCGCTGCACGACCCCGACGCCTATGTCCTGATCCGGGCCTATCGCAGCCTCGATCACCTGCGGGATTCGCAGGACGCGTTCTACCTCAGCGAGGACTGGCGAGAGGGCCCGCGCAGCGCCATCGTCGAGCGGATCGAAGCGAGCTTGAAGGCCGTCTCGGAACTCCCGGCGGCGAGCGTGGACGCCCTTCGCGGGATACGTCAGCCCGCCTAA
- a CDS encoding transglutaminase-like cysteine peptidase — protein MPLGDPTLQPFGHRDFCLRLPAECWPLPGLPAAPAVLDMKLKLLVAQVNTDVNSEVTPASDQATYGTEEFWSYPTSGKGDCEDYALEKRRRLHEAGVPLGDLLMTVVRKPDGTGHAVLTLRTQSGDFVLDNLDWRVRPWGEVGYRFIKRQQVENPGRWVSIERDSEPLVSAVDK, from the coding sequence ATGCCGCTCGGCGATCCGACCCTCCAGCCTTTCGGGCATCGCGACTTCTGCCTGCGCCTGCCGGCCGAGTGCTGGCCGCTTCCGGGCCTCCCCGCAGCGCCGGCCGTTCTCGACATGAAGCTGAAACTGCTCGTGGCGCAGGTCAACACGGACGTGAACTCCGAAGTCACCCCCGCCTCCGACCAGGCGACCTACGGCACCGAGGAGTTCTGGTCCTATCCCACCTCCGGGAAGGGCGACTGCGAGGACTACGCGCTGGAAAAGCGCCGCCGGCTGCACGAGGCCGGCGTGCCGCTCGGCGACCTCTTGATGACCGTCGTGCGCAAGCCCGACGGCACCGGCCACGCCGTGCTGACCCTACGCACCCAGTCCGGCGACTTCGTGCTCGACAATCTCGACTGGCGCGTGCGCCCCTGGGGCGAGGTCGGCTACCGCTTCATCAAGCGCCAGCAGGTGGAAAACCCCGGCCGCTGGGTCTCGATCGAGCGCGATTCCGAGCCGTTGGTCAGCGCGGTGGACAAATAG
- a CDS encoding alpha/beta hydrolase, with protein MTLQPASPIRFPAPGGDHSLAALHVAGRAPTVVWLGGFRSDMRGTKAERLSDQAAREGHAFLRFDYSGHGESGGRFEDGTISSWTRDAEAAIDALAPDGPLVLVGSSMGAWIALRLAQAWSETNAGGKTGRIAGLVLLAPAPDFTSRLLEPRLSAAQRATIEAEGFLAEPSPYDPRPTVYTRALIEDGRRASVMTGPIRTGCPVHILQGMADPDVPHTHALELVTHLPGEGVALTLVPGGDHRLSREGDLRRMERAVAEMIGQGQS; from the coding sequence GTGACCCTTCAGCCCGCTTCGCCGATCCGCTTCCCCGCCCCCGGCGGCGACCACAGCCTTGCCGCGCTCCATGTCGCGGGCCGGGCGCCGACCGTGGTCTGGCTTGGCGGCTTTCGCTCCGACATGCGCGGCACCAAGGCCGAGCGCCTGTCGGACCAAGCCGCGCGCGAGGGCCACGCCTTCCTGCGCTTCGACTATTCCGGCCATGGCGAATCGGGCGGGCGCTTCGAGGACGGCACGATCTCCTCCTGGACGCGGGACGCCGAGGCCGCGATCGACGCCCTGGCACCGGACGGCCCGCTCGTCTTGGTCGGCTCCTCCATGGGCGCCTGGATCGCGCTTCGCCTCGCGCAGGCCTGGAGCGAGACCAACGCGGGAGGGAAGACGGGCCGCATCGCCGGCCTCGTCCTGCTTGCGCCGGCCCCCGACTTCACCTCGCGCCTTCTGGAGCCGCGCCTCAGCGCGGCGCAGCGCGCCACGATCGAGGCCGAGGGCTTCCTGGCCGAGCCCTCGCCCTACGACCCGCGCCCCACCGTCTACACAAGGGCGCTGATCGAGGACGGGCGGCGGGCGAGCGTCATGACCGGGCCGATCCGCACGGGCTGCCCCGTCCACATCCTCCAAGGCATGGCGGACCCCGACGTGCCGCACACCCACGCGCTGGAGCTCGTCACCCACCTGCCAGGCGAGGGCGTCGCGCTCACCCTCGTTCCCGGCGGCGACCATCGCCTGTCGCGCGAGGGAGACCTGCGCCGAATGGAACGGGCGGTTGCGGAGATGATCGGACAAGGGCAGTCTTGA
- the infC gene encoding translation initiation factor IF-3: MRRPFRAPPTQKEGPRSNREIRVPQIQLIDAEGQNRGVINTAEAMTLAEEAGLDLVEIVPTASPPVCKILDLGKLKYEGQKKAAEARRRQKVIEVKEIKMRPNIDDHDYETKMKAVRRFFDEGDKVKVTLRFRGREMAHQELGMKLLMRVRDETAEISKVEAEPKLEGRQMMMVLAPRG; the protein is encoded by the coding sequence ATTCGCAGACCATTTCGTGCGCCGCCGACCCAGAAGGAAGGGCCGCGCTCCAACCGGGAAATCCGGGTTCCCCAGATCCAGCTGATCGACGCTGAGGGGCAGAACCGGGGTGTCATCAATACGGCGGAAGCCATGACACTGGCTGAAGAGGCCGGCCTCGATCTCGTCGAGATCGTTCCGACCGCGAGCCCGCCGGTTTGCAAGATCCTCGACCTCGGCAAGCTGAAATACGAGGGCCAGAAAAAGGCCGCCGAAGCGCGTCGTCGCCAGAAGGTCATCGAGGTCAAAGAGATCAAGATGCGCCCGAACATCGACGATCACGACTACGAGACCAAGATGAAGGCGGTTCGCCGCTTCTTCGACGAAGGCGACAAGGTCAAGGTGACGTTGCGCTTCCGTGGTCGCGAGATGGCGCACCAGGAACTCGGCATGAAGCTTCTCATGCGCGTTCGCGACGAGACCGCCGAAATCTCCAAGGTGGAAGCCGAGCCCAAGCTCGAAGGCCGCCAGATGATGATGGTGCTGGCGCCGCGCGGCTGA
- a CDS encoding class I SAM-dependent methyltransferase — MIPLGNRRGFILANTSLLHPPHVPEIALHLASEVHDLWIRTEEELAADGLPPPFWAFAWAGGQGLARFVLDHPERVQGRRVVDFASGSGLVAIAAMKAGAASVLALDIDPFAAEAARLNAGENGVALMVEQRDTIGEALEADVLLAGDVFYDPNFSLKLEPWFDALAASGVAIYVGDPGRFYLPAGRVVREAVYEVPVTRVLEDADVKRTTVWRWRRPGENTAA, encoded by the coding sequence ATGATCCCGCTTGGCAACCGGCGCGGCTTCATTCTCGCCAACACCTCTCTTCTCCATCCACCGCACGTGCCGGAGATCGCGCTGCATCTCGCCAGCGAGGTCCACGATCTCTGGATTCGCACGGAGGAGGAACTGGCGGCCGACGGCCTGCCCCCGCCCTTCTGGGCCTTCGCCTGGGCCGGCGGCCAGGGGCTCGCCCGCTTCGTGCTCGACCATCCCGAACGTGTCCAGGGACGGCGCGTGGTGGATTTCGCGAGCGGTTCGGGCCTCGTTGCCATCGCGGCGATGAAGGCGGGCGCGGCCAGCGTGCTCGCGCTCGACATCGACCCGTTCGCGGCGGAGGCGGCGCGGCTGAACGCAGGCGAGAACGGCGTGGCCCTGATGGTGGAGCAGCGTGACACGATCGGCGAAGCGCTAGAGGCCGACGTGCTTCTGGCCGGCGACGTGTTCTACGACCCCAACTTCTCGCTGAAGCTCGAGCCCTGGTTCGACGCGCTGGCGGCAAGCGGCGTCGCGATCTATGTCGGCGATCCCGGCCGCTTCTATCTTCCGGCAGGGCGGGTGGTGCGCGAAGCCGTCTACGAAGTGCCGGTGACGCGGGTCTTGGAAGACGCCGACGTGAAGCGCACCACGGTCTGGCGCTGGCGCAGACCGGGTGAAAATACGGCAGCGTGA
- a CDS encoding DUF3072 domain-containing protein → MTQSQPKVDAPSNAEKDPDDWTTGDEPMTGAQASYVKTLCEETGHEFDEKLSKADASKLIDKLQGESKRLKDA, encoded by the coding sequence ATGACGCAGTCCCAGCCCAAGGTCGACGCCCCGTCCAATGCCGAGAAGGACCCGGACGACTGGACCACCGGCGACGAGCCGATGACCGGGGCGCAGGCCTCCTACGTGAAGACGCTTTGCGAGGAGACGGGCCACGAATTCGACGAGAAGCTCTCCAAGGCCGACGCGTCGAAGCTGATCGACAAGCTTCAGGGCGAGAGCAAGCGGCTCAAGGACGCCTGA
- a CDS encoding EVE domain-containing protein, with translation MAFWLFKSEPFKWSFAQQKDCGAAGTEWTGVRNYQARNFMRSMQIGERGFFYHSNEGKAVVGVVEVCALAHPDSTADDPRWECVDIRAVCDMPNPVGLDAVKGESRLKDMVLATNSRLSVQPVTEAEFAVICEMGGLDPALALG, from the coding sequence ATGGCGTTCTGGCTGTTCAAGTCCGAGCCGTTCAAATGGTCCTTCGCGCAGCAGAAGGACTGCGGCGCAGCGGGCACGGAATGGACGGGCGTGCGCAACTACCAGGCGCGCAACTTTATGCGCTCCATGCAGATCGGCGAGCGCGGTTTCTTCTACCATTCCAACGAGGGCAAGGCCGTGGTCGGCGTGGTGGAGGTCTGCGCCCTCGCCCATCCCGACTCCACGGCGGACGACCCGCGCTGGGAATGCGTTGACATCCGCGCGGTCTGCGACATGCCGAACCCGGTCGGGCTCGACGCGGTGAAGGGCGAGTCGCGCCTCAAGGACATGGTGCTCGCCACCAATTCGCGCCTGTCGGTGCAGCCGGTGACGGAGGCCGAGTTCGCCGTGATCTGCGAGATGGGCGGCCTCGATCCGGCCTTGGCGCTCGGCTGA